The genomic stretch CCGTACGCGTGGGTATTGTAACCGCCTGGGCGGAATGCGGGATGGGGCACATCGCCCGGAACTGGGTTCACAGCTTTGACAAACACCCCGACCAGATAAACTACAGCATATTTTCCAGAGGCAACCCCTGGTTGACGCCCCTGCGCTGGCATGGCGAAAAAATAGTTGAGGGCCCCGAAAGTATGGATATAGACCACCCGCTGTTCTGGGGCTGGGTTGAGGATTTTAAGCCGGAAATCCTTCTTTTTCAGGATCAGAACATTTACGGAAAAAGCGGGATGAAAGAGGAAAGCGGCCAGCTCCATAAAAAAGGCATCAAACTGATAAACTATCCCGACTGGTTCCTCACCGGCATGATAGAAAAGATGAACGGCATTTACGATTTAAGTCTCGCCCACACGGAAAGGAACTTTCACTGGCTCAGGGAGGCGGGAATAGACAATACCGTTCTTATACGCTGGGGCGTCATACTCGATAATTTTAAATTCATACCGCGTAAAGCCGGAAACAAAGTCAGATTTTACACTAATGTCGGTTACGGCAGCCGTAGGAAGGGCTATCAATTCATACCCGGAACTCTTGAAAAAATGAAAGGCGGCTTTTTGCGCAGGATTTTAGCTCCGCGAAAACTTGATTTTGTTTTTACCGCCACCGCCCAGGAAGAAGCGCGGGAAATGATAAACCCGGAATTCATCAAATATTTTAAAAAAAACACTTCCTGCGAATTCAGCTTTAAAACCGCCGACAACACAAAGGGCGGCCTTTTTAATACAGGGGACGTCTATGTTTATCCCACCTGGCAGGAAGGCGTGGGGCTGACGATAACCGAAGCGATGGCTTCGGGAATGCCTGTTGTCACCACTGATTTTCCGACGATGAATGAATGGCTGGACGATGGAGTGGAGGGCCGGCTGATAAAAGTAAAAAAACTAAAAAAGGGGCGGAGGACGGCATTCACAAAAGCTATCATCGACACCTCTCACCTGGCAGGAATCCTTGAAGACTATATAAACAAACCTTCCCAGATAGAAGAACAATCTTATAACGCCAGAAAAAAAATTGAAAAAGACTACAACTGGGACGACAGGGACGACGAGATCCTCTCCCTGATGTCAAAATAATCTACCTGAGCTACTATATTAATTCTTTATTTTCCGCACCGGGAACCGGTTTCTATTTTTGCGGCGGGATACGGTAAAAGCCAAGCTCATCGGATTTACCCGGTACCGAACGGCGCTCAATGGAAAAAATTTTATCGTCAGCAATGTTCTTTTTCACGAGTCCTGTAAAATAATCTTCGATATGTTCGCCTGTTGCGGGTTTTACTGTTGCCAAACTTGAAAAGATCTTTGAGGCGGCGCTAAAACTGATAATTAAAACATCAAAATCCAAACGATCTTCTGCCTTAACATCACCGCTTTCCTGAAAAACCATATCATAGCCTTCTTCAATTTTCATAAGAGCTTTGCTCAAGAGACTTATGTCCTGTATCCGGTAATCTTCATGAGTGAAAATGATAAAGTCGCCATCGCCTTCAGCGACAGCCATTCGCAGTGACAGCATCAAAGCGTTCAAAGAACTGAACCGGGGGTCGCGTTCCCTGGCGAACTTGTCGATTTCAACATCCACTCCCCTTATCTTCATCCTTCCGACAGCGCGGTCATTGGCGACAATTTTTATTTTTGCCTGAGGGAAATACATGGCGTTATATTTGACCGTCTCTTTGAGCATATTTTTCCTGCCGTACGCTGGCCCGTAGCAGAAGAATATTTTCTTTTTCTGCAATTCCGCGTCCCATGTGCAGATCTTGCGCGCGGTAAAACCCCCGCGCAGATAATCCCGTGTCGCGCCCAGGCCCATGAAAGGGTCCAGAACGCTCCCCGCGTCAATATAAGTATTTTCAGGGTTCTTTGAATACAGCTGATGAACGAGCATATTACTCAACGGCCCCGCGCAGAAAAGAAATACCCTGCCCTTTATTTTGTTCTCTTCTATCCACCGGCCTATCTTGTCTATCAGAGCATAGTCTTCCTTCCACGAGTTGCGCGACACCCTGAAGATTTTTTCACTTATAAAAGGCAGTTTTTCGGGAACCGCCTTGTCATTGCACACTAAAACAACTTTCCTTTCTGCGAATACGCCGTTAATAAAGTTTTTTTGGAAATACTCATAGTTGGCATTCACAAACAGATTCGCCCAGGCCAGATGCGCTTCGTCCTGTCGCGAACTTTGTTTCATCCATTCAAAAGCGTCCGGGCCGACACAGCAGGGGCATCCTATGCCCACAAAATAATTCGCCGATTTGAAGGTGAACGCTTCGGTCATTTTAGTTCTATAAAACTCATCGCTCTCATCGCAGGGATCATATTTAAATTCACCGTGCTCTTTTTTAAGTATGTCTATCGCGTCACCCTTTAAGATCGCCATCTCACCGTCACCCCATCTTGAAAAAGCGAAGTGTTCTCCTTTTCTCAACTTGTCCAGAAAAAACAGCAGGGCCTTCTTAAAATCATCGCTGCGTAGATCGAAACTCAACACGGGAGGAAATGAACAGTATCTTTTGCCACCCAGAGACGCTATCGGATGCCGAAGGAAGTCTTTTATATTTTTTCTGATGTTTTTCAGGATGTGTCTCACCCTCATTTCAATATTATGTCATCCGTTTCGGCGAGGCCTTTTTCGCAACGGGTCTTTTTATCTCGTTCGGCGAGCTTTTTCTTCTCCTTGTTTTCAAGGTTTTCCTGCCTTTTACCGTGATACAGATGCAGCATCACAAGGCGGTTGGTGACGAGCTTCGCCGTCACGCCGGCCCAGTGCAGGCGCCAGCCTATGTCAAAATCCTCGTGGCCGTAACCGATATAGGAATTGTCATAGCCGTTCACAAGCTCAAAATCGGATTTGTAAATGGCCCAGCAGCCGCCGAAAACCTGCCTGCTTTTCTTCAAGCTCTGAAAAAAAGACGCGGGCACGGGAGAGAGCATGATCCCGTATTCAAGGAAACGGGTTTTGCCGAAGAGCCAATCTATCGTCAGTGCCGCAAAAAATGGAAAAGAAAATATTTTTCGTGATGTGTAGTTGCCGCCTATTATCCTGTCTCTCAGTTTTTGGGATATTCTCACAACACGCGATGTTATGTACCGGCCCTGCCGGAGTTCTTTGTTCACGACCGCCACACCCTTCGGGTGGACAAGTATGTCGCCGTCAATAAAAAACAACTTTTCGCCCGACGCCGTCTTCGCCGCCTTGTTAAGGGCAAG from Candidatus Omnitrophota bacterium encodes the following:
- a CDS encoding glycosyltransferase — translated: MSAVNARPGVSVVVNVYKQAKFFRLCLQSLVDQTDKDFEVIVADDGSGKEVEDVVAEFRDSLRITHLWQEDRGFRKALALNKAAKTASGEKLFFIDGDILVHPKGVAVVNKELRQGRYITSRVVRISQKLRDRIIGGNYTSRKIFSFPFFAALTIDWLFGKTRFLEYGIMLSPVPASFFQSLKKSRQVFGGCWAIYKSDFELVNGYDNSYIGYGHEDFDIGWRLHWAGVTAKLVTNRLVMLHLYHGKRQENLENKEKKKLAERDKKTRCEKGLAETDDIILK
- a CDS encoding glycosyltransferase; this encodes MKPVRVGIVTAWAECGMGHIARNWVHSFDKHPDQINYSIFSRGNPWLTPLRWHGEKIVEGPESMDIDHPLFWGWVEDFKPEILLFQDQNIYGKSGMKEESGQLHKKGIKLINYPDWFLTGMIEKMNGIYDLSLAHTERNFHWLREAGIDNTVLIRWGVILDNFKFIPRKAGNKVRFYTNVGYGSRRKGYQFIPGTLEKMKGGFLRRILAPRKLDFVFTATAQEEAREMINPEFIKYFKKNTSCEFSFKTADNTKGGLFNTGDVYVYPTWQEGVGLTITEAMASGMPVVTTDFPTMNEWLDDGVEGRLIKVKKLKKGRRTAFTKAIIDTSHLAGILEDYINKPSQIEEQSYNARKKIEKDYNWDDRDDEILSLMSK